A stretch of Haloprofundus halophilus DNA encodes these proteins:
- a CDS encoding cytochrome c oxidase subunit 3 produces the protein MSTQESHEDHGHHLPAVEDWPRGFGEASWWPFVTAVGGAGLYVGAALYIIAAGNPDLLPAIAGPAVFVGSVGLFLVGIYGWVYHAFVSHFWSRDTHANGSMALKWGMVAFLGSELATFGAVFTYYFFIRAGTWPPQELPHLLGSLVLANTALLIASSFTLHWAHVAIRRENRRQFILGLVVTLVLGVVFIAGQVLEYYEFIVNEGFTLTSGIFASAFFGLTGLHGLHVSLGAVLLGIVLVRALAGQYSADRHVSVSTASMYWHFVDIVWIFLVVVLYAGAVVGGA, from the coding sequence ATGAGTACGCAAGAATCACACGAGGACCACGGGCACCACCTCCCGGCCGTCGAGGACTGGCCGCGAGGGTTCGGCGAGGCGTCGTGGTGGCCGTTCGTCACCGCCGTCGGCGGCGCGGGGCTGTACGTCGGCGCGGCGCTGTACATCATCGCGGCGGGCAACCCCGACCTGCTGCCGGCCATCGCCGGACCGGCCGTCTTCGTCGGCAGCGTCGGCCTGTTCCTCGTCGGCATCTACGGCTGGGTGTACCACGCCTTCGTGAGCCACTTCTGGTCGCGCGACACGCACGCGAACGGGTCGATGGCGCTCAAGTGGGGGATGGTCGCGTTCCTCGGCTCCGAACTCGCGACGTTCGGCGCGGTGTTCACGTACTACTTCTTCATCCGCGCCGGGACGTGGCCGCCGCAGGAGCTACCGCACCTGCTCGGTTCGCTCGTGCTGGCGAACACGGCGCTGCTCATCGCGTCGAGTTTCACGCTCCACTGGGCGCACGTCGCCATCCGCCGCGAGAACCGCCGCCAGTTCATTCTCGGTCTGGTCGTGACGCTCGTGCTCGGTGTCGTCTTCATCGCCGGACAGGTGCTCGAGTACTACGAGTTCATCGTCAACGAGGGCTTCACGCTCACCAGCGGCATCTTCGCCAGCGCGTTCTTCGGACTCACCGGCCTCCACGGCCTGCACGTGAGCCTCGGCGCGGTGCTCCTCGGCATCGTCCTCGTCCGCGCGCTCGCCGGGCAGTACTCCGCCGACCGTCACGTCTCGGTCAGCACCGCCTCGATGTACTGGCACTTCGTCGACATCGTCTGGATCTTCCTCGTCGTCGTGCTGTACGCCGGCGCCGTCGTCGGCGGCGCGTAA
- a CDS encoding DUF488 family protein, N3 subclade, with product MSSEETGELYDTYVAALQHGLVELPEGVRLLGVVRRPTRWFHAAVDENRPSLAPPETLLDEFSRERDDLKMAGLCDEGAHNAAWENIGFGERYREYLDADEPRAALESLAAELRAGDDAALVCYENTEKKRCHRTVLRDVLADRLRQ from the coding sequence ATGAGCAGCGAGGAGACGGGAGAGCTGTACGACACGTACGTCGCCGCGCTCCAGCACGGATTGGTCGAACTCCCCGAGGGCGTGCGTCTGCTGGGCGTCGTCCGCCGGCCGACGCGGTGGTTTCACGCCGCCGTCGACGAAAACCGCCCGTCGCTCGCGCCGCCGGAGACGCTCTTAGACGAGTTCTCGCGGGAGCGCGACGACCTGAAGATGGCCGGTCTCTGCGACGAGGGCGCGCACAACGCCGCGTGGGAGAACATCGGGTTCGGGGAGCGCTATCGGGAGTATCTCGACGCCGACGAGCCGCGGGCGGCGCTGGAGTCGCTCGCGGCCGAACTCCGCGCGGGCGACGACGCGGCGCTCGTCTGCTACGAGAACACCGAGAAGAAGCGGTGTCATCGGACGGTTCTTCGGGACGTGCTCGCCGACCGCCTCCGACAGTAG
- a CDS encoding penicillin acylase family protein, whose product MHSNPRRVALSVVLAGALVASAVLGGTYLSLSAPFSGSVYEGVDGGVGDGERVENPYGEATVTYDEYGVPHVDAENEEALYFAVGYVQARDRLFAMDLQRRLISGELSAAVGEAAVESDEFHRSMDFEAAAEASWESVRDTEAGPGVEAFSAGVNHYAETQPLPPEFGMLGYEPDEWTPVDTLLVGKQISWTLSGNFADMRRETVRSRLGADAAAELYPDALDHETPNVRGESDAVPYAPDGNVSESFGGDESAGVAGTETPASQSADVAGLYDWVRAYESEPGVGSNNWVVSGNLTESGSPLLANDPHLQLTVPALWYEMHLTTDETNVRGVTFPGIPFVVIGQTEDVAWGLTNVGGDFTDQYTYETRDGEYLYDGEYRPFETTTETIEVADGEDRTVTVRKSVHGPVVEREGVEVGVAWPGFSATNESLGVYRLNHASEMSDVEEALEIWDAPAQNVVAVDRAGETLYYPAGKYPIRRTDGDVVRGNRIFNGSAGEGEWRGYEPYGTSSWSGFAPFDAIPHLDNPDYVATANQRVVDDPPFYVGTSMTFADPYRGQRIYELLDERANAGTPMTPEDMKQIQRDVESERAAAFTEYALSSTNASVGLSAAAREDARTLRGWNGSMRADSEAALIYAVWMQEFTNATFADEFGAQGLDEGYYPRDYVLQGFAEDSDWYDDNRTRAVETRAEIAAIAMNRTAERIDERGYETYGDYNRLDLNHPFGQAFLDYPERAMDGSPDTVFNFRTERQVGSSLRMVVSFENDSSASIPGGNSGNPWSPQYDDQLDMWADGEYKPMTLDSPGGDPDLVFVAEGSS is encoded by the coding sequence ATGCATTCGAATCCGCGGCGAGTCGCGCTCAGCGTCGTCCTCGCCGGGGCGCTCGTCGCCTCGGCGGTGCTGGGCGGGACGTACCTCTCGCTTTCGGCCCCGTTCTCCGGGAGCGTCTACGAGGGCGTCGACGGCGGCGTCGGCGACGGCGAGCGCGTCGAGAACCCCTACGGCGAGGCGACGGTGACGTACGACGAGTACGGCGTCCCCCACGTCGACGCCGAGAACGAGGAGGCGCTGTACTTCGCGGTCGGCTACGTGCAGGCGAGAGACCGCCTCTTCGCGATGGACCTCCAGCGGCGGCTTATCTCCGGTGAGCTGTCGGCTGCGGTCGGCGAGGCGGCCGTCGAATCCGACGAGTTCCACCGCTCGATGGACTTCGAGGCGGCGGCGGAGGCGTCCTGGGAGTCGGTGCGGGACACCGAGGCCGGCCCCGGCGTCGAAGCGTTCTCGGCGGGCGTCAACCACTACGCAGAGACGCAACCGCTGCCGCCGGAGTTCGGGATGCTCGGCTACGAACCCGACGAGTGGACGCCCGTGGACACGCTGCTCGTCGGCAAGCAGATCTCGTGGACGCTCTCGGGCAACTTCGCCGACATGCGCCGCGAGACGGTTCGCTCGCGCCTCGGCGCGGACGCGGCGGCCGAGCTGTATCCCGACGCGCTCGACCACGAGACGCCGAACGTCCGCGGCGAGTCGGACGCGGTACCGTACGCGCCCGACGGGAACGTCTCCGAATCGTTCGGCGGTGACGAGTCGGCGGGTGTCGCCGGAACCGAGACACCGGCATCGCAGTCCGCCGACGTCGCCGGCCTCTACGACTGGGTGCGGGCGTACGAGTCGGAACCCGGAGTCGGCTCGAACAACTGGGTCGTCTCGGGGAACCTCACCGAGTCGGGGTCGCCGCTTTTGGCGAACGACCCGCACCTGCAACTGACGGTGCCGGCGCTGTGGTACGAGATGCACCTCACGACCGACGAGACGAACGTCCGTGGCGTCACCTTTCCCGGAATCCCGTTCGTCGTCATCGGCCAGACGGAGGACGTGGCGTGGGGGCTGACGAACGTCGGCGGCGACTTCACCGACCAGTACACCTACGAGACCCGCGACGGCGAGTACCTGTACGACGGCGAGTACCGACCGTTCGAGACGACGACCGAGACCATCGAAGTCGCCGACGGCGAGGACCGCACGGTTACGGTGCGAAAGAGCGTCCACGGGCCGGTCGTCGAACGCGAGGGCGTCGAGGTGGGCGTCGCCTGGCCCGGCTTCTCGGCGACCAACGAGAGTCTGGGCGTCTACCGGTTGAACCACGCGTCCGAGATGAGCGACGTGGAGGAGGCGCTCGAAATCTGGGACGCGCCGGCGCAGAACGTCGTCGCCGTCGACCGCGCCGGCGAGACGCTGTACTACCCCGCCGGAAAGTACCCGATTCGCCGCACCGACGGCGACGTCGTCCGCGGGAACCGAATCTTCAACGGCTCCGCGGGCGAGGGCGAGTGGCGGGGTTACGAACCGTACGGTACGTCGTCGTGGTCCGGCTTCGCCCCGTTCGACGCCATCCCGCACCTCGACAACCCCGACTACGTCGCCACGGCGAACCAGCGCGTCGTCGACGACCCGCCGTTCTACGTCGGGACGAGCATGACGTTCGCCGACCCGTATCGCGGGCAGCGAATCTACGAACTGCTCGACGAGCGCGCGAACGCGGGGACGCCGATGACGCCGGAGGACATGAAGCAGATTCAACGCGACGTGGAGAGCGAACGAGCGGCCGCGTTCACCGAGTACGCTCTGTCGTCGACGAACGCCTCGGTCGGTCTCTCGGCGGCCGCACGCGAGGACGCCCGAACGCTCCGCGGGTGGAACGGGTCGATGCGCGCCGACTCGGAGGCGGCGCTGATTTACGCCGTGTGGATGCAGGAGTTCACGAACGCGACGTTCGCCGACGAGTTCGGCGCGCAGGGCCTCGACGAGGGGTACTACCCGCGCGACTACGTTCTGCAGGGGTTCGCCGAGGACAGCGACTGGTACGACGACAATCGAACGAGAGCGGTCGAGACGCGCGCGGAGATCGCCGCCATCGCGATGAACCGGACCGCCGAGCGAATCGACGAAAGGGGCTACGAGACGTACGGCGACTACAACCGACTCGACCTGAACCACCCGTTCGGGCAGGCGTTCCTCGACTACCCCGAGCGAGCGATGGACGGGTCGCCGGACACGGTGTTCAACTTCCGAACCGAGAGGCAGGTCGGGAGCAGTCTGCGGATGGTCGTCAGTTTCGAGAACGACTCATCGGCGAGCATCCCCGGCGGCAACTCCGGTAACCCGTGGTCGCCGCAGTACGACGACCAACTTGATATGTGGGCCGACGGTGAGTACAAACCGATGACGCTCGACTCGCCCGGGGGCGACCCCGACCTCGTGTTCGTCGCGGAGGGTTCGTCGTGA
- a CDS encoding CDP-alcohol phosphatidyltransferase family protein, with protein MSGSNRVRRESALASLRRRLGGFASVAALATLFVASALSTTRAATTAAVGTWFLVAAAVLAVELWWALRQLDRNRRAGETLFARLGAGNLVTLGRGVLLAWVAAFVVVDWAETAALLWIPAALYGTAAALDLLDGTLARRNDRVTGFGTTLDLEYDALGVLVACSVGVAAGLLPVWYLPVGFARYAFGLARDLRRRRGAPVYDLPPRVGRRLLAGLQMAFLAVALSPVPDQRARAVGAVAFGGALLLGFARDWLYVSGRVGDGATKPTEHVVD; from the coding sequence GTGTCCGGGAGCAATCGCGTCCGCCGCGAGAGCGCGCTCGCCAGTCTCCGCCGCCGTCTCGGCGGATTCGCGAGCGTCGCCGCGCTGGCGACGCTGTTCGTCGCCAGCGCGCTCTCTACGACTCGCGCCGCGACGACCGCGGCGGTCGGAACCTGGTTCCTCGTCGCCGCCGCGGTTCTCGCAGTCGAACTCTGGTGGGCGCTTCGACAGCTCGACCGGAACCGTCGGGCGGGTGAGACGCTGTTCGCTCGTCTCGGAGCCGGCAACCTCGTCACGCTCGGTCGGGGCGTGCTCTTGGCGTGGGTCGCCGCGTTCGTCGTCGTCGACTGGGCCGAAACCGCCGCGTTGCTGTGGATACCCGCCGCACTCTACGGAACCGCCGCCGCGCTCGACCTGCTGGACGGGACGCTCGCGCGACGAAACGACCGCGTCACCGGCTTCGGCACCACGTTGGACCTGGAATACGACGCCCTCGGCGTGCTCGTCGCCTGCTCGGTCGGTGTCGCCGCCGGGCTGCTGCCCGTCTGGTATCTCCCGGTCGGCTTCGCACGCTACGCGTTCGGCCTCGCACGCGACCTGCGCCGTCGCCGCGGGGCACCCGTCTACGACCTGCCGCCGCGCGTCGGTCGCCGCCTGCTCGCGGGGCTCCAGATGGCGTTTCTCGCCGTGGCGTTGTCGCCGGTGCCCGACCAGCGCGCGAGAGCCGTCGGTGCGGTGGCGTTCGGCGGCGCGCTGCTGCTCGGGTTCGCCCGCGACTGGCTCTACGTCTCCGGGCGCGTCGGCGACGGCGCGACCAAACCGACCGAACACGTCGTCGACTGA